The Gloeocapsa sp. PCC 73106 DNA segment TATTTGTGCTTCGATTAATCACGAGGTAGTGCATGGAATACCTAAACGTAATAAAATAATTAAATCTGGAGACTTGCTCAAAGTAGATACGGGAGCTTATCAACAAGGTTTCCATGGGGATTCTTGTATAACTATTGCCGTAGGAGAGGTATCACAACAGGCTCTCAAACTGATGCAAATAGCAGAAGAAGCCCTATATAAAGGCATCGCACAGGTAAAACCAGGTAACTATCTGTTGGATATCGCAGGAGCGATTGAAGATTACGTTAAAGCTCATGGTTATAGCGTCGTGGAAGAATTTACCGGACACGGTGTAGGTAGAAATCTCCACGAAGAACCCGCAGTATTTAATTTTCGTACCGATGAACTTCCTAATCTTAAATTGCGCCCAGGTATGACTTTAGCGATCGAACCAATCGTTAACGCGGGTTCAAAAGTTACCAAAACCTTGAGCGATCGCTGGACGGTAGTAACCGTAGATAATTCCCTGTCCGCTCAATTTGAACATACGGTTTTAGTTACTCCTGAGGGTCACGAAATTCTCACAGCTAGAAATAACTAATATCATGTGACACGCTTAATTAGTTGTGAGTCACATTTTTATCTAAACCTTTCCCCTTTCCCCTTTACCCTTTCCCCCTACTCACCTTTATGTATAAGTATTTACCCGGACTTGATATAACACCTATTTGTGCAGCAAAATGGTCACTACAGGCATTAAACTAGCGATAATGCCCACTAGATACCAGTTTAACCCTGGATCAGGAGAAGATTGGTTTAAAAGTGCTTCGATACGTTGCTCCAAACGGCTATAATTACCATCACTTAAACCTGCAGCAAAGGTTAAGTTGGGTTGAACGTAGCTGTTAACTTTTTGCACTACTTTTAACAAAGCTTCAGCTAAGACTAGATTGTTTACCTTTGTTGCCGCCCACTGATCAGCGCGCAACTCTCTAAAAAGCAACAGTTCTTGCCAAAGGGTTTCGGTTTGTGGTAACCAAGAAGTACAAGAGCGCAACCAACCCAGCCAAAAAAACCAGAAGTTATCAAAATACATCTGGTGGGCTTGTTCGTGAGCGAAAACAGCTTCTAACTCTTCTGGGTTAAGTAATTTGAGTAAACCCTGGCTAACCACGAGTTGGGAGCGCCAAAAACCAATTTGAGCGCAATAGGGAAAGTCTGTGTTAATGAGATGTATCGAGTGCTCGCTTAGTAAAGATTGAGGGTAACTAGAAATGTTTTGCTTTTGTCGCCAAGCTTGATAGCCGAGTTTAATAAGTAGAAAGAACATCACCAGCAAATAACCTGAAGCGCTTAAATAGCTTAACCAACCCGCTTGTAGTCCTAACATTTCACCTTTTGGTCCCATGGAGAAAATA contains these protein-coding regions:
- the map gene encoding type I methionyl aminopeptidase, whose protein sequence is MNIITNLLFPQVKTVPSNTPRLRKSRRGVEIKSAAEIEIMRTSGKIVGTVLREIASLVKPGMTTADLDTYAEKRIREMGATPSFKGYHGFPGSICASINHEVVHGIPKRNKIIKSGDLLKVDTGAYQQGFHGDSCITIAVGEVSQQALKLMQIAEEALYKGIAQVKPGNYLLDIAGAIEDYVKAHGYSVVEEFTGHGVGRNLHEEPAVFNFRTDELPNLKLRPGMTLAIEPIVNAGSKVTKTLSDRWTVVTVDNSLSAQFEHTVLVTPEGHEILTARNN
- a CDS encoding M56 family metallopeptidase, yielding MHLVMIFLALGLAYSVRWLSSTKVKHNQGFFYFLFPPLVLMMTALAIFSMGPKGEMLGLQAGWLSYLSASGYLLVMFFLLIKLGYQAWRQKQNISSYPQSLLSEHSIHLINTDFPYCAQIGFWRSQLVVSQGLLKLLNPEELEAVFAHEQAHQMYFDNFWFFWLGWLRSCTSWLPQTETLWQELLLFRELRADQWAATKVNNLVLAEALLKVVQKVNSYVQPNLTFAAGLSDGNYSRLEQRIEALLNQSSPDPGLNWYLVGIIASLMPVVTILLHK